The Tenacibaculum jejuense genome includes a window with the following:
- a CDS encoding DUF1853 family protein, with product MHFKNKEIQLQYQGYLQTKPLWINTLDKLIQLTDYQYDYESLFKLKIDSNPRLGKLVEQFVFNELNENENIGIITENLQIQNDKITVGEIDCILLQNDIPHHLEIIYKFYLYDSSVGNSEIEHWIGPNRNDSFYQKYEKLIHKQLPLLYNEKTIETLKKYNLNVKDIHQKVLFKAQLFPHLNDLKKDFPVINNECIEGFYIYEKELNLFEDCKFFIPTKHNWLVKPHYNVDWLSYKDFREKLVLFLNKKSSPLFWLKKNNGELYKVFIVWW from the coding sequence ATGCACTTTAAAAACAAAGAAATACAATTACAATATCAGGGTTATTTACAAACCAAACCACTATGGATCAATACTTTAGATAAACTAATTCAATTAACTGATTATCAATACGATTACGAAAGTTTATTTAAACTTAAAATTGATAGCAATCCTAGACTAGGAAAATTAGTTGAACAATTTGTTTTTAATGAACTTAATGAAAATGAAAACATTGGTATTATTACTGAAAATCTACAAATACAAAATGATAAAATAACTGTAGGAGAAATAGATTGTATCCTTTTACAAAACGATATACCTCATCATTTAGAAATCATTTACAAGTTTTATTTATATGACTCTTCTGTGGGAAATTCTGAGATTGAACATTGGATTGGTCCTAATAGAAATGATAGTTTTTATCAGAAATATGAAAAATTGATTCATAAACAACTTCCTTTACTATACAATGAAAAAACTATTGAAACCTTAAAAAAATATAATTTAAATGTAAAAGATATTCACCAGAAAGTACTTTTTAAAGCGCAATTATTTCCCCATTTAAATGATCTAAAAAAAGATTTTCCTGTAATTAATAACGAATGTATTGAAGGATTTTATATTTATGAAAAAGAATTAAATTTATTTGAAGATTGTAAGTTTTTTATCCCTACAAAACACAATTGGTTAGTAAAACCACACTACAATGTAGATTGGCTATCGTACAAAGATTTTAGAGAAAAGTTAGTATTATTTTTAAATAAAAAAAGCTCTCCATTATTTTGGTTGAAAAAAAATAATGGCGAGCTTTACAAAGTTTTCATAGTTTGGTGGTAG